Proteins encoded within one genomic window of candidate division KSB1 bacterium:
- the recR gene encoding recombination mediator RecR: MLYTSNAVEVAIEALTKLPGIGRKSAQRLVFFLLKIPRPQVEALAAALVALKEKVRSCSRCFNITETDPCPICADAQRNSRVICVVEEANDVLALEKTGEYRGQYHVLGGALSPLDGIAPENLKVRELVARLQSGADEVILATNPTAEGEATAIYLANLLRPLGMRLSRIARGIPVGGDLEYADEVTLTRALQGRVQW; encoded by the coding sequence ATGCTTTATACTTCCAACGCGGTCGAAGTCGCCATCGAGGCCTTGACCAAGCTGCCGGGAATCGGTCGCAAATCGGCGCAGCGGCTGGTGTTTTTTCTGCTCAAAATTCCCCGCCCGCAAGTCGAGGCGCTGGCCGCGGCCCTCGTGGCGTTGAAAGAAAAGGTGCGCAGTTGCTCGCGCTGTTTCAACATCACCGAAACCGATCCCTGCCCGATCTGCGCTGATGCGCAGCGCAATAGCCGCGTCATTTGCGTCGTCGAAGAAGCGAACGACGTCTTGGCGCTCGAAAAAACCGGCGAGTATCGCGGCCAGTATCACGTGCTCGGCGGCGCGCTCTCGCCGCTGGACGGCATCGCCCCGGAAAATTTGAAAGTGCGGGAATTGGTCGCGCGTTTGCAGAGTGGCGCCGACGAAGTGATTCTCGCCACCAATCCCACCGCTGAGGGCGAAGCCACCGCCATTTACTTGGCGAATTTACTGCGACCGCTCGGCATGAGACTCAGCCGCATCGCGCGCGGCATCCCGGTTGGCGGCGATTTGGAATATGCCGATGAAGTTACCTTGACGCGCGCGCTGCAGGGGCGGGTACAATGGTAA
- a CDS encoding DUF4160 domain-containing protein has product MPTVLQTEGFRFFFYAKDCQEPIHVHVTRGNGLAKVWVEILKIASSVGFRPHEENRIVKIIADNQAYIIMRWRQFCGE; this is encoded by the coding sequence GTGCCAACCGTACTGCAAACTGAAGGCTTTCGGTTTTTCTTCTACGCCAAAGACTGTCAAGAACCGATACATGTCCATGTAACGCGCGGCAACGGATTGGCGAAAGTGTGGGTGGAAATTTTAAAGATAGCATCTTCTGTTGGCTTTCGGCCACATGAAGAGAATCGAATTGTAAAGATTATTGCCGATAATCAAGCTTATATCATTATGCGTTGGCGTCAATTTTGTGGAGAGTAA
- the pgsA gene encoding CDP-diacylglycerol--glycerol-3-phosphate 3-phosphatidyltransferase produces MGLPNQLTVLRMALTPLVVYFLSYETLASRCLALFVFFFASLTDWYDGYAARKFGRVTQWGKFLDPLADKVLVITTFYVFVSLGVVKAWMVALIAIRDILMMLLRLYGDWKRQPVVTSLSAKWKTAGQMTAIYVILVYLILHAHFSALGASPAWLVWLQESAALDKMMLVVTGVTFATGVQYLFENWRLVRHLLLACFRVFVPGNLVK; encoded by the coding sequence ATGGGCCTTCCCAATCAACTCACCGTTTTGCGAATGGCATTGACGCCGCTGGTGGTCTATTTTTTATCGTATGAAACCCTGGCTTCTCGTTGTCTTGCCCTGTTCGTGTTTTTTTTCGCCTCGTTAACCGATTGGTACGACGGCTACGCAGCGCGAAAATTCGGCCGTGTCACCCAATGGGGAAAATTTCTCGACCCCCTCGCCGATAAGGTTTTGGTGATCACCACCTTTTACGTTTTCGTCTCGCTCGGTGTGGTCAAAGCCTGGATGGTGGCCCTCATTGCCATTCGCGATATTCTGATGATGCTGTTGCGCCTTTACGGCGATTGGAAACGCCAACCGGTCGTGACCAGCTTGTCGGCCAAATGGAAAACCGCCGGGCAGATGACGGCGATTTATGTGATTCTGGTTTATTTGATCTTGCACGCGCATTTTTCGGCCCTCGGCGCAAGCCCGGCCTGGCTGGTTTGGCTGCAAGAAAGCGCGGCGCTGGACAAAATGATGCTCGTCGTCACCGGCGTGACGTTCGCCACCGGTGTGCAGTATTTGTTTGAAAATTGGCGGCTCGTGCGCCATTTACTTCTCGCCTGCTTCCGCGTCTTTGTTCCGGGGAATTTGGTGAAATGA
- a CDS encoding YbaB/EbfC family nucleoid-associated protein yields MGRIGFSEVLKQAQKLQEQFQEVQESLVNVRAEGSAGGGMVTAVANGKQEILQIRIDKTAIDPNDVEMLEDLIVAAVNQALSKAQELASAEMSKAAGNVLSSLPGNLKIPGVE; encoded by the coding sequence ATGGGCCGTATCGGCTTTTCAGAAGTGTTGAAACAAGCGCAAAAGCTGCAAGAGCAATTTCAGGAGGTGCAAGAGAGCTTGGTGAACGTGCGCGCCGAAGGCTCAGCCGGCGGCGGCATGGTCACAGCCGTGGCCAACGGCAAGCAGGAAATTTTGCAAATTCGCATCGACAAAACGGCCATCGACCCGAACGACGTCGAGATGCTGGAGGATTTGATCGTCGCCGCGGTGAACCAGGCGCTGTCGAAAGCGCAAGAGCTGGCGAGCGCCGAAATGAGCAAGGCCGCCGGCAACGTTCTCTCCAGTTTGCCCGGCAATTTGAAAATCCCCGGCGTGGAATAA
- a CDS encoding DUF2442 domain-containing protein has translation MNNPFLCAVAAGVDPKTRTVEITLDNGNVYRCSLADVSDRLRLVDASLLTDWEWIGPKAGMHWPAVDEDLSIEYLVANGVLCNQTVGASSESVQVA, from the coding sequence ATGAACAACCCATTTTTGTGTGCTGTCGCTGCCGGCGTTGATCCGAAAACACGGACCGTAGAAATTACCCTCGATAATGGGAATGTATATCGCTGTTCCCTGGCTGACGTTTCGGATCGTTTACGACTCGTGGATGCTTCGTTGTTAACTGACTGGGAATGGATCGGCCCAAAAGCAGGAATGCATTGGCCTGCTGTTGACGAAGACCTATCGATTGAATACCTCGTTGCGAACGGAGTTTTGTGCAATCAAACAGTTGGAGCTTCTTCGGAATCTGTGCAAGTTGCATAG
- a CDS encoding phosphatidylglycerophosphatase A, which translates to MNPPPAPWVPRVLATAGFIGYSPVAPGTMGSLAAALVFFLVRSYLSTWPFAAGLLILFALAIWSSQQMVARESRDSGKIDPQEIVIDEVAGMMVTLAFVPLNLKTIGLGFLLFRIFDVTKPFPARRAEKLPGGWGIVMDDVVAGIYANVVLRFITGYAL; encoded by the coding sequence ATGAATCCCCCGCCGGCGCCCTGGGTTCCACGAGTGCTTGCAACCGCTGGCTTCATCGGGTATTCGCCCGTTGCGCCCGGCACGATGGGGAGCCTCGCCGCCGCCCTTGTTTTTTTCCTTGTTCGTTCTTATCTTTCAACATGGCCCTTTGCCGCCGGTTTGCTGATTTTATTTGCCCTCGCCATCTGGTCGTCGCAACAGATGGTGGCACGCGAGTCAAGGGACTCCGGAAAAATCGATCCGCAGGAAATCGTGATCGATGAAGTCGCCGGCATGATGGTGACGCTGGCGTTCGTGCCGCTTAATCTCAAAACCATCGGCCTCGGTTTTTTGCTCTTTCGGATTTTCGACGTGACCAAGCCTTTTCCCGCCCGCCGTGCGGAAAAACTCCCCGGCGGCTGGGGCATCGTGATGGATGATGTCGTCGCGGGGATTTATGCGAATGTGGTTTTGAGGTTCATTACAGGTTATGCTTTGTAA
- a CDS encoding competence/damage-inducible protein A produces MTAEIISIGDELLIGQIVNTNAAWMSRQLNLANIQVRHASVIGDDAEEIRRSLDLALSRADVVLLTGGLGPTHDDVTKKAVAEYFDSAEMVMDEKVLAHIKALFQRRSLRLTPINEAQALVPKKAAVLWNDYGTAPGLLFERNGRYCAVMPGVPVEMQHIMTERVLPFLKSKTQNVSIRHRTIRTFGVPESQLFEKLSPIAELEKLGKIAFLPNYSAVDIRISVYDHDAANAEQRLRAAEEYILARAGQNVYGFDDDTMETVIGRLLVQKKATLAVAESCTGGLIAHRLTNISGSSQYFDRGVVTYSNAAKMQMLGVPEEILQQHGAVSEACAKAMAAGVRRISGATYGLATTGIAGPTGGTEEKPVGLVWIGVATPERLFAQKFLFSKDRHVNKERFSQMALNLLFRELKI; encoded by the coding sequence ATGACCGCAGAAATCATCTCCATCGGCGATGAGTTGCTCATCGGCCAGATCGTCAACACCAACGCGGCGTGGATGAGCCGCCAGCTCAATTTGGCCAACATCCAGGTGCGGCATGCAAGCGTTATTGGCGATGATGCCGAAGAAATTCGGCGCAGCCTCGATCTGGCGCTCTCCCGCGCCGACGTGGTGCTGCTCACCGGCGGCTTGGGGCCGACGCACGATGATGTCACCAAAAAAGCGGTGGCCGAATATTTTGACTCCGCCGAAATGGTGATGGATGAAAAAGTCCTCGCGCACATCAAAGCGCTTTTCCAGCGCCGCAGCCTGCGCCTGACGCCGATCAACGAAGCGCAGGCGCTGGTGCCGAAAAAAGCCGCGGTGTTGTGGAACGATTACGGCACGGCCCCCGGCTTGTTGTTCGAGCGCAACGGTCGCTATTGCGCGGTCATGCCCGGGGTGCCGGTGGAGATGCAGCATATCATGACCGAGCGTGTGCTGCCGTTTTTAAAAAGTAAAACGCAAAACGTAAGCATTCGTCATCGCACGATTCGCACCTTTGGTGTGCCCGAATCGCAACTCTTTGAAAAACTCTCGCCGATTGCCGAATTGGAAAAACTCGGCAAAATCGCGTTTTTGCCCAATTATTCCGCCGTCGATATTCGCATCTCGGTTTATGATCATGACGCGGCAAACGCCGAGCAACGCCTCCGCGCCGCGGAAGAATATATTCTCGCCCGCGCCGGCCAAAACGTCTACGGTTTTGATGACGACACGATGGAAACCGTCATTGGCCGCTTGCTCGTCCAAAAAAAAGCCACACTTGCCGTGGCCGAATCCTGCACCGGCGGTTTGATCGCGCATCGGCTCACCAATATCTCCGGCAGCTCGCAATATTTTGATCGCGGCGTCGTCACCTACAGCAACGCCGCCAAAATGCAAATGCTCGGCGTGCCCGAGGAAATCCTCCAACAGCACGGTGCGGTGAGTGAAGCATGCGCCAAAGCCATGGCCGCCGGTGTGCGCCGGATCAGCGGCGCGACGTACGGCCTTGCCACCACCGGCATCGCCGGCCCCACCGGCGGCACTGAAGAAAAACCGGTTGGCCTGGTTTGGATCGGCGTCGCCACGCCGGAACGCCTGTTCGCGCAAAAATTTTTGTTCTCGAAAGACCGGCACGTTAATAAAGAACGTTTCAGCCAAATGGCGTTGAATTTGTTGTTTCGGGAATTGAAAATTTAA